A single window of Rhizobium indicum DNA harbors:
- a CDS encoding outer membrane protein → MHIRLVACAALTLSVAVPAVAADLTYETPSAPSAEQVSSAYDWSGFYLGAQGGYSWSQAKILGSDQDIDSGTSGLHAGYNFQSGNIVYGIENDFNYNFEKNDNANLEWDASGRARVGYAWDRTLFFATAGVAAGGGKVDIPAAGKKDGILIGWTAGGGIEHAVTDNILVRGEYRHSDFGNKDFRSTIGDVGATQDKVLFGTSYKF, encoded by the coding sequence ATGCATATCAGATTAGTCGCCTGCGCCGCCCTGACGCTTTCGGTTGCCGTTCCTGCCGTTGCCGCCGATCTTACCTATGAAACGCCGTCGGCACCGTCCGCCGAGCAAGTATCTTCGGCCTATGACTGGTCGGGCTTCTATCTCGGCGCCCAGGGCGGATATTCCTGGAGCCAGGCAAAGATCCTCGGCTCGGATCAGGATATCGACAGCGGCACATCCGGCCTGCATGCCGGCTATAATTTCCAATCCGGAAATATCGTCTACGGCATCGAGAACGACTTTAACTACAACTTCGAGAAAAATGACAATGCGAACCTCGAATGGGATGCTTCCGGCCGAGCCCGGGTAGGTTACGCCTGGGATCGAACCCTGTTCTTTGCAACGGCAGGCGTGGCAGCCGGCGGCGGCAAGGTCGACATTCCCGCTGCCGGAAAGAAGGATGGCATCCTGATCGGCTGGACGGCCGGCGGCGGCATCGAACATGCGGTCACCGACAATATCCTGGTGCGCGGCGAGTATCGTCATTCCGATTTCGGCAACAAGGACTTCCGTTCGACCATCGGCGATGTCGGCGCCACGCAGGACAAGGTCCTCTTCGGGACCAGCTACAAGTTCTGA
- a CDS encoding DUF899 domain-containing protein, with protein MQNEVVSREEWLEARRVLLAKEKEETRLRDSVNAARLALPWVKVDKDYAFETPEGRKSLADLFDGRSQLLIYHFMLGPDWDAGCTGCSFLSDHVDGALPHLNHHDVTWVAVSRAPLDKIAAYKQRMGWQFPWVSSFGSDFNFDYHVSFSPEDLAKDKVFYNFTPMQPADANDELPGLSAFYRNDKGEVFHTYSSYARGPEELIGTLMILDRAPKGRNEDSTMNFVRRHDEYEEAAKAPSCCH; from the coding sequence ATGCAGAACGAGGTAGTGTCCCGCGAAGAGTGGCTCGAAGCCCGCCGTGTCCTGCTGGCAAAGGAGAAGGAGGAGACGCGGCTGCGCGACAGCGTCAACGCCGCCCGTCTGGCGCTGCCCTGGGTGAAGGTCGACAAGGATTATGCTTTCGAAACGCCGGAGGGCAGGAAGTCGCTCGCCGATCTCTTCGATGGCCGCAGCCAGTTGCTGATCTACCATTTCATGCTTGGCCCGGATTGGGATGCCGGCTGCACCGGCTGCTCCTTCCTGTCCGATCATGTCGATGGCGCCTTGCCGCATCTGAACCATCACGACGTCACCTGGGTCGCCGTTTCACGCGCGCCGCTCGACAAGATCGCCGCCTACAAACAGCGCATGGGTTGGCAATTTCCCTGGGTCTCTTCCTTCGGCAGCGATTTCAATTTCGATTATCACGTTTCTTTCAGCCCCGAGGATCTTGCCAAAGACAAGGTCTTTTACAATTTCACACCGATGCAGCCGGCTGATGCCAATGACGAACTGCCGGGCCTCAGCGCTTTCTACCGCAACGACAAGGGCGAGGTCTTCCATACCTATTCGAGTTATGCCCGCGGGCCGGAAGAACTGATCGGCACCCTGATGATCCTCGACCGCGCGCCGAAGGGCCGCAACGAGGACAGCACGATGAATTTCGTGCGCCGCCACGACGAATATGAGGAGGCCGCCAAGGCGCCATCCTGCTGTCACTGA
- a CDS encoding metal-dependent hydrolase, whose product MLIAHLPAGYLLGSAARQRSAAPGIMTAALIGSVLPDFDMVYFFLTGGKIHHHDYVSHWPLFWLGFAATALLAIGRLAPDRLPTAAVFFAAVMLHMVMDTVAAPMLWLAPFDWSKFELTTVPATYSNWVVSFMLHWTFALELLICVTALIVAVCRNRRVGGRQQA is encoded by the coding sequence ATGCTCATTGCCCATTTGCCGGCAGGCTACCTTCTCGGGAGCGCCGCGCGGCAGCGGTCCGCCGCACCCGGCATCATGACCGCAGCCTTGATCGGCAGCGTATTGCCGGATTTCGACATGGTCTATTTCTTCCTGACCGGCGGCAAAATTCACCATCACGACTATGTCTCCCACTGGCCGCTTTTTTGGCTCGGCTTCGCCGCCACGGCTCTGTTGGCGATCGGTCGACTGGCGCCGGACCGGCTTCCCACGGCCGCCGTCTTTTTCGCAGCCGTCATGCTTCACATGGTTATGGATACCGTCGCTGCGCCGATGCTTTGGCTCGCGCCATTCGATTGGTCGAAATTCGAGCTGACGACGGTGCCGGCGACCTACAGCAATTGGGTCGTGAGTTTCATGTTGCATTGGACCTTCGCTCTTGAACTCCTGATCTGCGTCACCGCGTTGATCGTCGCCGTCTGTCGGAACCGTCGCGTCGGAGGCCGGCAGCAGGCATGA
- a CDS encoding MarR family winged helix-turn-helix transcriptional regulator yields MSNSIEIPFSTTLMVRDTCLCLHVQRAARALARLFDDALRPAGLTNGQFSLMMSLNRPEPPPMGPVAALLAMDQTTLTAALKPLQRKGWVTVMENPRDRRGRLLSLTREGKAVLAKALPIWKSTHAMIDGKLPEGGSARLRQDLQALS; encoded by the coding sequence ATGTCAAATTCGATCGAGATTCCCTTTTCCACGACGCTGATGGTGCGCGACACCTGCCTCTGCCTGCATGTGCAGCGGGCAGCACGCGCGCTTGCCCGGCTGTTCGACGATGCGCTGAGGCCGGCCGGCCTGACCAACGGGCAGTTTTCGCTGATGATGTCGCTGAACCGGCCGGAGCCGCCGCCGATGGGGCCGGTCGCAGCCCTGCTCGCCATGGACCAGACGACGCTGACGGCGGCGTTGAAGCCGCTTCAGCGCAAGGGCTGGGTAACGGTGATGGAGAACCCCAGAGACAGGCGCGGCCGGCTGCTGAGCCTCACCCGTGAGGGCAAGGCGGTGCTGGCAAAAGCGCTGCCGATCTGGAAAAGCACACATGCGATGATCGACGGAAAGCTGCCGGAAGGCGGCTCCGCCCGGCTGCGACAGGATCTGCAGGCGCTGTCATGA
- a CDS encoding VOC family protein has translation MSETHGKFIWCELMTPDTSAAAKFYSSVVGWTTSEMKMEGMPTYTIFEANGIGVAGLMEFPTELEGKGIPPNWTGYVDVDDVDQTAKDFAANGGSVRRPPEDIPTIGRFAVVADPHGAVLCIMTPAPMEKPMPELAFDAPGNIGWRELYAGNGKDAVSFYSKLFGWTKDSEMDMGPMGVYYLFAHNGRQIGGMMTKPENMPMTFWCYYFIVPTLDAAIERVTSGGGKVVNGPMEVPGGSWIIQATDPQGAFFCLVAPKR, from the coding sequence ATGTCTGAGACGCATGGAAAGTTCATCTGGTGCGAGTTGATGACCCCCGACACATCGGCTGCCGCGAAATTCTACAGCTCGGTCGTCGGCTGGACCACCTCCGAAATGAAAATGGAGGGCATGCCCACCTACACGATCTTCGAAGCGAACGGCATCGGCGTCGCCGGCCTGATGGAATTTCCGACCGAACTTGAAGGCAAGGGCATTCCGCCGAACTGGACGGGTTATGTCGACGTCGACGATGTCGACCAGACTGCCAAGGATTTTGCCGCCAATGGCGGTTCGGTCCGCCGTCCGCCGGAAGACATCCCGACCATCGGCCGCTTCGCCGTCGTTGCCGATCCGCATGGCGCGGTGCTCTGCATCATGACGCCGGCGCCGATGGAGAAGCCCATGCCGGAACTGGCCTTCGACGCCCCCGGCAATATCGGCTGGCGCGAACTCTATGCCGGCAACGGCAAAGACGCTGTTTCCTTCTATTCCAAGCTGTTCGGCTGGACGAAGGACAGCGAAATGGACATGGGTCCGATGGGCGTCTACTACCTCTTCGCCCATAACGGTCGGCAGATCGGCGGCATGATGACCAAGCCGGAAAACATGCCGATGACCTTCTGGTGCTATTATTTCATCGTGCCGACCCTCGACGCCGCGATCGAACGCGTCACCTCAGGCGGCGGCAAGGTCGTCAACGGCCCGATGGAAGTCCCCGGCGGCAGCTGGATCATCCAGGCCACCGACCCGCAAGGCGCCTTCTTCTGCCTGGTCGCACCGAAGCGGTAG
- a CDS encoding ABC-F family ATP-binding cassette domain-containing protein — MTLINIRNLGVTLGNPLFSKLNLVVNAGDRIGLVAANGRGKSTLLACITGALEPSEGEITKARGLTVGHVAQNVPPALFDTPFYDAVLQALPADQAESESWRVDVVLESLDVPEAMRGRPLKQLSGGWQRLSMLARTWVSEPDVLLLDEPTNHLDLEKIAQLEGWLNALPRDVPVILSSHDRAFLDATTNRTLFLRPEQSPAFALPYTRARSALDEADASEARRYERDMKVAEQLRKQAAKLNNIGINSGSDLLVVKTKQLKQRAEKLEDAAKPAHLERSAGAIRLANRGTHAKVLVTLEDAAVTTPDGTLLFKTGRQFICQGDRIVLLGLNGAGKSRLVSMLKQAIEKPETARDSIKATPSLVLGYGDQALADLADTDTPIGTIIRRFDVGDQRARGLLAGAGMTIDMQAKPIGQLSGGQKARLGMLALRLTEPNFYLLDEPTNHLDIDGQEALESELMAHEASCLLVSHDRSFVRAVGNRFWLIERKRLVEVESPEGFFASVGSGV, encoded by the coding sequence ATGACACTCATCAATATCCGCAATCTTGGCGTGACGCTGGGCAATCCCTTGTTTTCCAAGCTCAATCTCGTCGTCAATGCCGGCGACCGCATCGGTCTGGTCGCTGCCAACGGGCGGGGGAAATCGACGCTGCTTGCCTGCATCACCGGCGCGCTGGAGCCGAGCGAGGGCGAGATCACCAAGGCGCGCGGGCTGACCGTCGGCCATGTCGCGCAGAATGTGCCACCTGCCCTTTTCGACACGCCGTTCTACGATGCGGTGCTGCAGGCGTTGCCGGCCGATCAGGCCGAAAGCGAGAGCTGGCGGGTCGACGTGGTGCTGGAATCGCTCGACGTGCCGGAGGCCATGCGTGGCCGGCCGCTGAAGCAGTTGAGCGGCGGATGGCAGCGGCTTTCCATGCTTGCCCGCACCTGGGTGAGCGAGCCCGACGTGCTTCTGCTCGACGAACCGACCAACCATCTCGACCTCGAAAAGATTGCGCAGCTGGAGGGCTGGCTGAATGCGCTGCCGCGCGACGTGCCGGTTATCCTGTCCAGCCACGACCGCGCCTTCCTCGATGCGACGACCAACCGGACGCTGTTCCTGCGGCCGGAGCAATCGCCGGCCTTCGCCCTGCCCTATACCCGGGCACGCTCCGCCCTGGACGAGGCCGACGCTTCCGAAGCCCGGCGCTACGAGCGCGACATGAAGGTGGCGGAGCAATTGCGCAAGCAGGCGGCGAAGCTCAACAATATCGGCATCAACTCCGGCAGCGATCTGCTCGTCGTCAAGACAAAGCAGCTCAAGCAGCGTGCGGAGAAGCTTGAGGACGCAGCAAAACCGGCGCATCTGGAGCGCTCGGCCGGCGCCATCCGGCTTGCCAATCGCGGCACGCATGCCAAGGTGCTGGTGACGCTGGAGGATGCGGCGGTGACGACGCCGGATGGAACGCTGCTGTTCAAGACCGGCCGGCAATTCATCTGCCAGGGCGACCGCATCGTGCTGCTCGGCCTCAACGGCGCCGGCAAGTCGCGGCTGGTCTCTATGCTGAAGCAGGCGATCGAAAAGCCGGAGACGGCGCGGGACAGCATCAAGGCGACGCCTTCGCTGGTGCTAGGCTATGGCGACCAGGCGCTTGCCGATCTTGCCGACACCGACACGCCGATCGGCACGATCATCCGCCGCTTCGATGTCGGCGATCAGCGGGCGCGGGGCTTGCTGGCAGGCGCCGGCATGACGATCGACATGCAGGCAAAACCGATTGGCCAGCTCTCCGGCGGCCAGAAGGCCAGGCTCGGCATGCTGGCGCTGCGGCTGACGGAGCCGAACTTCTACCTGCTCGACGAACCGACCAACCACCTCGACATCGACGGACAGGAGGCGCTGGAGAGCGAGCTGATGGCGCACGAAGCGAGCTGCCTGCTGGTCTCGCATGACCGCAGTTTCGTGCGGGCGGTGGGAAACCGGTTCTGGCTGATCGAGAGGAAGCGGCTGGTGGAGGTGGAGAGCCCGGAGGGGTTCTTTGCTTCGGTGGGATCAGGCGTGTGA
- a CDS encoding DUF1579 domain-containing protein, with amino-acid sequence MMKTAEVLKEHSFLERLVGDWTVTAPDMSGGEPWTETVRSLHGIWFVAEGTGRMPDGKEATSILTLGYNDAKGKYVGSWIGSMMDYMWVYEGAVDASGNVLDLYTTGPDFNGEGLADYREQIIFVDADHRTFVSSAKQPDGSWKQFMEAHYARKI; translated from the coding sequence ATGATGAAGACCGCTGAAGTGCTGAAGGAACATTCCTTCCTGGAAAGACTGGTCGGCGACTGGACCGTCACCGCACCCGACATGAGTGGCGGCGAGCCCTGGACGGAGACCGTCCGCTCGCTGCACGGCATCTGGTTCGTCGCCGAAGGGACCGGCCGTATGCCTGATGGTAAGGAGGCGACCAGCATCCTGACGCTCGGTTACAACGACGCAAAAGGCAAGTATGTCGGCAGCTGGATCGGCAGCATGATGGACTATATGTGGGTCTATGAGGGTGCGGTCGACGCGTCAGGCAATGTGCTGGACCTCTATACCACAGGCCCCGACTTCAATGGCGAGGGGCTTGCCGACTACCGCGAGCAGATCATCTTCGTCGACGCCGATCACCGCACCTTCGTCTCCAGCGCCAAGCAGCCGGACGGCTCCTGGAAGCAGTTCATGGAAGCACATTACGCCCGCAAGATCTGA